In a single window of the Gemmatimonadota bacterium genome:
- a CDS encoding ribonuclease activity regulator RraA, translated as MSEQQAPSRETLESLLIPSTATLTSVLTEFGLYNTFMQDVAPLAPDTRIAGPAFTLRYIPGREDITHVPVDNLTDMQRIGIESIGQGEVLVIDARGDTRAGVMGDILATRILQRGAAGVVSDGAFRDTPAIVESGLAAYAKAMNAHNSKSVHYPSDIQRPIACGGVAVFPGDLIVGDTEGVVVIPRHLAEEVAARAVAQEDREVFILQKIQQGASIIGVYPPDEKTLAEYEAWKAKKG; from the coding sequence ATGTCTGAACAGCAGGCACCATCGCGGGAAACCTTAGAATCCCTGCTCATTCCGAGTACGGCCACGCTGACCTCCGTACTCACGGAATTCGGCCTGTACAACACGTTCATGCAGGACGTCGCGCCCCTGGCCCCGGACACGCGCATAGCCGGTCCCGCCTTTACCCTCCGGTACATACCCGGCCGGGAGGACATCACGCACGTGCCCGTGGACAACCTGACGGACATGCAGCGGATCGGTATCGAAAGCATCGGACAAGGCGAGGTGCTCGTGATCGACGCGCGGGGCGACACCCGGGCCGGCGTCATGGGCGACATCCTCGCCACGCGAATTCTGCAGCGCGGCGCCGCGGGGGTGGTGAGCGACGGCGCGTTCCGGGATACCCCGGCCATCGTCGAATCCGGGCTCGCCGCGTATGCGAAGGCCATGAACGCCCACAACAGCAAGAGCGTGCACTACCCGAGCGATATACAGCGTCCCATCGCCTGCGGCGGCGTAGCCGTGTTCCCCGGAGATCTCATTGTGGGTGATACGGAGGGCGTCGTGGTGATCCCGCGCCACCTTGCCGAAGAAGTGGCGGCCAGGGCCGTGGCGCAGGAGGACCGCGAAGTCTTCATCCTGCAGAAGATCCAGCAGGGAGCCAGCATCATCGGCGTCTACCCGCCCGATGAAAAGACCCTGGCCGAATACGAGGCCTGGAAGGCAAAAAAGGGCTGA
- a CDS encoding GHMP kinase produces MLDCLTDRGNLPADAEAFEHALACSPESPFGPLGMRFAVRKPIYVVRAPARLDCMGGIADYSGSLVCEMTLDRAVLMGLQARDDRKVVVHSAGVDELGLSPDVTLALDDLAPGSGTVDYESVKRRFSSTPESAWAAYVAGAFSVLQGEGHMERFPHGATIVLGSNIPLRVGASSSAALEIAAMHGLNLLYGINLDGMTLAVLSQKVENHLVGAACGIMDQVTCAMGTRGHLLSLLCQPHTVREQIPIPDGIRFIGINSGIRREIKGARYTNSRIGAFMGLAILRDQVRSGNGAAAHLPLGYLCNLSTSEYVHSCRSLLPSSISGRVFMRRYGTTPDPVTTVVPEVVYKVRSRVEHPVYEHRRVTDFTECIRRAGSSEKPALLERAGRLMFASDWSYTHRCGLGSTETAWIVREVRKLGVEAGFYGARITGGGAGGTVAVAGNDRMFDHLDHLLERYGEATGIEAELFTGTSPGALEFGHRVYRIP; encoded by the coding sequence ATGCTGGATTGCCTGACGGATCGTGGAAACCTGCCCGCCGACGCGGAGGCCTTCGAGCACGCCCTGGCCTGTTCGCCGGAGAGTCCGTTCGGCCCGCTGGGGATGCGCTTCGCGGTACGGAAACCGATTTACGTCGTGCGGGCGCCCGCGCGGCTCGACTGCATGGGCGGCATCGCGGACTACAGCGGTTCGCTGGTCTGCGAGATGACCCTCGACCGTGCTGTTCTGATGGGCCTTCAGGCCAGGGACGACCGGAAGGTGGTCGTGCACAGCGCCGGCGTGGACGAACTGGGCCTTTCTCCGGACGTTACGCTGGCGCTCGACGACCTGGCGCCGGGTTCGGGCACCGTGGATTACGAATCCGTAAAACGGCGTTTCTCCAGCACGCCGGAATCCGCCTGGGCGGCCTACGTTGCCGGGGCTTTCAGTGTGCTGCAGGGCGAAGGGCATATGGAACGATTCCCCCACGGCGCCACGATCGTGCTGGGGAGCAACATACCGCTTCGGGTCGGCGCGTCCTCGTCGGCCGCGCTGGAAATCGCGGCCATGCATGGACTGAACTTGCTTTACGGTATCAACCTGGACGGGATGACGCTGGCCGTCCTTTCCCAGAAGGTGGAAAACCACTTGGTCGGCGCGGCCTGCGGCATCATGGACCAGGTCACCTGCGCAATGGGTACCCGGGGCCATCTCCTTTCCCTGCTTTGCCAGCCCCATACCGTGCGGGAACAGATTCCGATCCCGGACGGGATACGCTTTATCGGCATCAACTCCGGCATCCGCCGTGAAATCAAGGGCGCGCGGTATACGAACAGCAGAATCGGCGCGTTCATGGGCCTGGCGATCCTGCGGGATCAGGTGCGGTCCGGCAACGGAGCCGCCGCGCATCTCCCCCTGGGCTACCTGTGCAACCTGTCCACGTCCGAATATGTGCATTCCTGCCGGTCCCTGTTGCCATCTAGCATCTCGGGCCGGGTGTTCATGCGGCGTTACGGAACCACGCCCGATCCCGTGACGACCGTCGTCCCGGAGGTCGTGTACAAGGTGCGCAGCCGCGTGGAACACCCGGTGTACGAACACCGTAGGGTGACCGACTTCACCGAGTGCATCCGGCGGGCGGGGTCTTCCGAAAAACCGGCACTACTCGAACGGGCGGGCAGGCTGATGTTCGCCTCGGACTGGAGTTACACGCACCGGTGCGGGCTCGGGTCCACCGAAACGGCCTGGATCGTCCGGGAAGTAAGGAAACTGGGGGTGGAAGCCGGATTCTACGGCGCCAGGATTACGGGCGGAGGAGCAGGCGGGACGGTCGCCGTCGCGGGAAACGACCGCATGTTCGACCACCTGGATCATCTGCTGGAACGTTACGGCGAAGCGACCGGGATCGAGGCCGAACTCTTCACCGGAACTTCGCCCGGTGCCCTCGAATTCGGGCACCGCGTCTATCGGATCCCCTGA
- a CDS encoding MFS transporter → MQQDKKLTRLQTARGMRMWNVNGMLESVHSAITTGVYTTGYALHLGASSAMIGFISASISIGQLLQAFSPLLIERLRRRKSLCLSANAVSSSLWLPIAFIPFLFFEVYQVLALMGCIALSKAVMSLVSPARQSWLTDLVPDEMRGRFVARQRSLTASAGLITSVCAGFFLSSYAAGDEQEGFTTLFIVAVVFSGFGVWAWSRIPEPQKSRGEHVPSNQLLRLPFRHGPFRRLMFLVSGRLLIAQIAAPFFTVYMLRTLEVSYAQIAIYSAIQTIATIIMNPFWGYLADKYGYKPVMSLTAVGLALFPLGWGFVTLENYWVMVPLVQVWGGTMSAGWGTARFNLIVKTAPAVNRSAFLGCYSAVSRGCAACGAVLGGIAADLCTSIPAVSFFGYTFAGLQYLFLANGTLRIAYMGLLTRVTSDSQVSSRDVINRVRKGNPIATLWHLVRMGKSSNPSVRARAARELGETGSHLAVDELIALLEDSDRNVRREAVQSLSRIGAVEAVNPLLECVGSPSSDIAEEAVEALGAVPSSLSLNILVTLLHDERPGIRRSAILALDRIGDRRAETALEALLEHERDPAIVQSALETLARMGNTGILGRLQDLIRASETSLERGVLVMSAGHLLGAPDLLYRLLQSGEMDQDRATVRIFRSVRRQLGGWSRVERAARNRFTDAVDRALSAFERQQTGEVLTRLVEIARDIAGEAGADRAADDAASEGGSAAGPDDLELAYRVLADLESEGRNRTLHAEERLLAVVAFQRMADLATD, encoded by the coding sequence ATGCAACAGGATAAGAAACTGACCCGGCTGCAGACGGCGCGCGGGATGCGCATGTGGAACGTGAACGGCATGCTCGAGTCGGTGCATTCGGCGATTACCACGGGCGTCTACACCACGGGTTACGCGCTGCATCTCGGCGCATCCAGCGCCATGATCGGTTTTATCTCCGCGTCCATTTCCATCGGCCAGTTGCTTCAAGCCTTCTCGCCGCTGCTGATCGAGCGCCTGCGACGGCGCAAGTCGCTGTGTCTTTCCGCCAATGCCGTCAGTTCGTCGCTCTGGCTGCCCATCGCCTTCATCCCCTTTCTCTTCTTCGAGGTATACCAGGTGCTGGCACTCATGGGCTGCATCGCCCTTTCGAAGGCCGTCATGTCCCTGGTTTCCCCGGCGCGTCAGTCCTGGCTGACCGACCTGGTACCCGACGAGATGCGCGGCCGCTTCGTCGCCCGGCAGCGCAGTCTGACGGCGTCCGCCGGACTGATCACGTCGGTCTGCGCGGGGTTCTTCCTGAGTTCGTACGCCGCGGGAGACGAGCAGGAAGGCTTCACCACCCTGTTCATCGTGGCCGTGGTCTTTTCCGGCTTCGGGGTCTGGGCCTGGTCCCGCATTCCCGAACCGCAGAAGAGCCGGGGAGAGCATGTCCCTTCGAACCAATTGCTTCGCCTGCCCTTCCGGCACGGTCCCTTTCGCAGACTGATGTTCCTGGTTTCGGGCCGGCTCCTCATCGCCCAGATCGCCGCGCCTTTCTTTACGGTCTACATGTTGCGGACGCTGGAGGTCTCCTACGCCCAGATCGCGATCTACTCAGCGATTCAGACCATCGCCACGATTATCATGAATCCCTTCTGGGGCTACCTGGCGGACAAGTACGGGTACAAGCCGGTCATGTCGCTTACCGCCGTGGGGCTGGCCCTGTTTCCGCTGGGATGGGGATTCGTGACCCTGGAAAACTACTGGGTCATGGTGCCGCTGGTGCAGGTCTGGGGCGGCACTATGAGCGCGGGGTGGGGCACCGCCCGGTTCAATCTCATCGTCAAGACGGCCCCGGCGGTCAACCGATCCGCTTTCCTGGGATGCTACTCCGCGGTATCAAGAGGGTGCGCGGCCTGCGGCGCCGTACTGGGCGGTATAGCCGCCGATCTGTGTACTTCCATCCCCGCCGTTTCTTTCTTCGGCTACACCTTCGCGGGCCTCCAATACCTTTTCCTTGCCAACGGGACGCTTCGCATCGCCTACATGGGCCTGCTGACCCGCGTGACCTCCGATTCGCAGGTCTCTTCCCGGGACGTGATCAACCGCGTGCGCAAGGGGAATCCCATCGCGACCCTGTGGCACCTGGTGCGCATGGGGAAATCGAGCAATCCCTCGGTCCGGGCCCGGGCCGCCCGTGAACTGGGTGAAACGGGCAGTCACCTGGCCGTGGACGAATTGATAGCGTTGCTGGAGGACAGCGACCGCAACGTGCGACGGGAGGCCGTACAGTCCCTGAGCAGGATCGGCGCGGTGGAGGCCGTGAATCCGCTGCTCGAATGCGTGGGCAGCCCGTCGTCGGACATCGCCGAAGAGGCCGTGGAAGCCCTGGGCGCGGTGCCATCGTCGCTCAGCCTCAACATCCTGGTGACCCTGCTGCACGACGAACGCCCGGGCATCCGAAGAAGCGCCATTCTCGCCCTGGATCGAATCGGGGACCGGCGCGCGGAAACCGCGCTGGAAGCCCTGCTCGAGCACGAGCGGGACCCCGCGATCGTCCAGTCCGCCCTGGAAACGCTGGCCAGGATGGGGAATACCGGCATCCTGGGACGGCTGCAGGACCTCATACGGGCCAGCGAAACCAGCCTCGAGCGGGGGGTGCTGGTCATGTCGGCGGGACATCTCCTCGGCGCACCGGATCTGCTGTACCGGTTGCTCCAGTCCGGCGAGATGGACCAGGACCGGGCGACGGTGCGGATTTTCCGATCCGTCCGCCGGCAACTGGGCGGCTGGTCGCGTGTGGAAAGAGCGGCAAGGAACCGGTTCACGGACGCCGTCGACCGCGCCCTGAGCGCGTTCGAGCGTCAGCAGACCGGTGAGGTGCTGACGCGGCTCGTGGAGATCGCACGGGACATCGCCGGGGAAGCGGGTGCGGACCGGGCGGCCGATGATGCGGCGTCCGAGGGAGGATCCGCGGCCGGCCCGGACGATCTCGAACTGGCGTACAGGGTCCTGGCGGACCTGGAATCGGAAGGCCGGAACAGAACCCTGCACGCCGAAGAGAGACTGCTGGCGGTTGTGGCCTTTCAGCGCATGGCGGATCTGGCCACCGACTGA
- a CDS encoding nucleotidyl transferase, with the protein MKPIRKAVIPLAGHGVRMLPATRAVRKALFPIVDVRGRVCPVLQLIIEEAVNAGIEEIGLVIAPEDEALIRAYFSRLPGPLKSVIGNRADLLAAAESPGALSEKLTFITQDRPRGFGDAALRAKAWIGGDPVLVMLGDHLYLSGEDRCCARQLLDAYAELQAPVSGVIRKSVDEISRFGTVSGRPVPRWNGLYELDTAVEKPEPDLAWERLRVEGMPADTYLCWFGLHAMTPDIFDCLARMEGGGTMDNGELQLTGAQAMLATQRAYFALEINGDHFDTGSPEGYVEAVAAFAGPTGISNHRKEC; encoded by the coding sequence TTGAAACCAATACGAAAAGCGGTCATCCCCCTGGCGGGACACGGCGTCCGCATGTTGCCGGCGACCCGCGCCGTGCGCAAGGCGCTCTTCCCCATCGTGGACGTCCGGGGACGGGTTTGCCCCGTGCTGCAACTGATCATCGAGGAGGCGGTCAACGCGGGCATCGAGGAAATCGGCCTGGTGATTGCACCGGAAGACGAGGCACTGATCCGCGCTTACTTCTCGCGGTTGCCCGGCCCATTGAAATCCGTAATCGGAAACCGTGCGGACCTGCTCGCCGCGGCCGAATCCCCCGGCGCACTTTCGGAGAAACTGACCTTCATCACGCAGGACCGTCCCCGGGGGTTCGGCGACGCGGCCCTTCGCGCGAAGGCCTGGATCGGCGGCGATCCGGTCCTGGTCATGCTGGGCGATCACCTGTACCTCAGCGGGGAGGACCGGTGCTGCGCGCGTCAGTTGCTGGACGCCTACGCGGAACTGCAGGCCCCGGTTTCGGGCGTGATCCGCAAATCCGTCGATGAAATCAGCCGCTTCGGGACGGTTTCGGGCCGTCCCGTGCCCCGGTGGAACGGACTCTACGAACTGGACACCGCGGTGGAAAAGCCCGAACCGGACCTGGCGTGGGAACGGCTGCGCGTGGAGGGCATGCCGGCGGACACTTACCTCTGCTGGTTCGGCCTGCACGCCATGACGCCGGACATCTTCGATTGCCTGGCGCGGATGGAAGGAGGCGGCACCATGGATAACGGCGAACTTCAACTGACCGGGGCACAAGCCATGTTGGCCACTCAACGGGCGTACTTCGCCCTGGAAATCAACGGCGATCACTTCGACACGGGTTCGCCGGAAGGATACGTGGAGGCTGTGGCGGCCTTCGCCGGTCCAACCGGCATTTCCAACCACAGAAAGGAATGCTGA